One Halovivax ruber XH-70 genomic region harbors:
- a CDS encoding HVO_A0114 family putative DNA-binding protein — translation MDHGSVDRNVSAVSRNLDVLFEADLIEYERDGRSKRPQLAHQTVLIEPLVFDGEVQG, via the coding sequence TTGGATCACGGATCGGTCGACCGGAACGTCAGCGCAGTGAGTCGCAATCTCGACGTCCTGTTCGAAGCGGATCTGATCGAGTACGAACGCGACGGCCGATCGAAGCGCCCGCAGCTCGCCCACCAGACCGTCCTGATCGAACCGCTGGTGTTCGACGGCGAGGTGCAAGGATAG
- a CDS encoding UPF0175 family protein encodes MSRTTATIPDDLTDLMEGAISAGVFENKSDAIRHVLREYFQENQETRIASAVSLYDDGDVTLRMAARLAGVNRFEMRDLLLDENVELRIGPADMAAAREEIDTARNLE; translated from the coding sequence ATGTCCCGAACCACTGCCACGATCCCCGACGACCTCACCGACCTCATGGAGGGAGCCATCAGTGCCGGGGTCTTCGAGAACAAGAGCGACGCGATTCGACACGTGCTCCGGGAGTACTTCCAGGAGAATCAGGAGACTCGAATCGCCTCTGCAGTGTCGTTATACGACGATGGGGACGTGACCCTCAGGATGGCCGCACGACTCGCGGGCGTGAATCGATTCGAAATGCGCGACCTGCTGCTCGATGAGAACGTGGAGCTTCGGATCGGACCGGCGGACATGGCCGCCGCGCGGGAGGA